The segment gggagggaggaagaggggggaaaagcggcaacagcaaaggaaagaaaactgtgaAGAACTTTACAAGTGCAAAATGAACATGAAACCttctaacaaataaaaatgtacctTCTTTCCCTTATCCAACCTCCATCCCCACAGATAAAAACAGAATACTTACAAGTTAGTATCTGTGTATTTGTGGGTGTCTCTGTGtgcatgttttctctcttctttggatTTGGATACTTTGAGCTAATTTGGAAGTGCCCATTTGGTTGCTCACAAAATGACGCTTAAGGGTCTAAAGATGCATAAATTAGAAGTCCTACAATGGCAGAGGATGGTCATTGTACCTCATCTCTTTATGCGCTCTTACGGTGGGAcccaagagctttttttttttaacactttagaTGATGGAGCGAATGAGGGGCTGGTCGCTGTAGAGGACAAGGCGAGCCCTGCACAACCCCTCCAACTCAGCACCACATCCCCGCTCCCCAAATATGCTGGACTTTGCTACAAAGTCCCTTTAGGGAAACTCCGGTCTGGAAGGAAAGAAGCGCTGAGTCCTTGACGTCAAGCCCCGACGCCGACCTCGGAGTTTCTATTTCTGGTGCTTGAGGGTTGGGGTAACTGCTGGGGATGGAGGCGGGAAGGATGGAGAAAGCAAAGGGGGGTGATCTTCTCAAGAAACACCCAACTGCCCCCTTTACCTTTTTTGCCTCCatcacggggggtggggggtagagaaAAAGATGTCAATGACCATTGTTTGCTCGTTTGGGATGTTGCTCCGCCCCCCGAGTCTGTCGTAAACCTGGCGGCGGACTAAAATAAACCCCAGATCTCGCGGCTCAGGGGCTCGCCGCGCCGCCGACTCCTCGTCACAGGCGCTGCCGCCGCAGCCGGGGTGGCGGCGACGAGCGGCCGCCGCCTCCCGCCCGCCCCGGGCCCCCCTACCTGGCCGTCCGCCGAGCCATGTCGTTGAGCCCCAAGCACACGACGCCCTTCTCCGTGTCCGACATCCTGAGCCCCATCGAGGAGACCTACAAGAAGTTCGGCGGCGCAATGGACGGCGCGCCGCCCGGCCTGGGGGCGCCCCTGGGGGCCGCGGCCGCCTACCGTGCGCCGCCGCTCGGCCCCTCCTCTcaggcggcggcggtggcgggcATGCAGCCACCCCACGCCATGGCGGGCCACaacgcggcggcggcggcggcggccgcggcggccgcggcggccgcGGCTGCCGCCACCTACCACATGCCGCCGGGCGTTTCGCAGTTCCCGCACGGCGCCATGGGCGGCTACTGCAACGGCGGCCTGGGCAACGTGGGCGAGCTTCCCACCTACACGGACGGCATGCGGAGCGGCGCGGCCGCCGCGGCCACCGGCTGGTACGGCGCCAACCCGGACCCGCGCTACTCGTCAAGTGAGCGGGGCGGACAGCGTGGGACTGAGGGCAGGCGGACGGCGCGGGCTTTGCCCGTCGGAGCCCGGGGCGCGCGCGGAGCCGAGGGTCCCGGGCTCCTGGCCGGGGCGCGCGGGGGGTGCCGGGACTGGGCTGGGGGCGCGCGGAGGGTCCTGCGACCCGGCCGGGGGCGCCGGGCCCCTGGGCGCACGGAGCGTGCTGGGACCCAGCCGGGGTCTCACCGGCGTCGCGGCCCGCGCGGTGTGAAGAGCGTGGGGCGGCGGCGGGAGCGGGATCCCGGCAGGCCTGGCGCTCACCCAGCTTCTCCCCTTGGGGCCCTCCCCAGTCTCCAGGTTCATGGGGCCATCGGCGGGCGTGAACGTGGCCGGCATGGGGTCGCTGACGGGCATCGCGGACGCCGCCAAGACGCTGGCGCCGTTGCATGCGGCTGCGGCGGCTCCGCGAAGGAAGCGTCGCGTGCTCTTCTCGCAGGCGCAGGTCTACGAGCTGGAGCGTCGCTTCAAGCAGCAGAAGTACCTGTCGGCTCCCGAGCGCGAGCACCTGGCCAGCATGATCCACCTGACGCCCACGCAGGTCAAGATCTGGTTCCAGAACCACCGTTACAAGATGAAGCGGCAGGCCAAGGACAAGGCGGCgcagcagctgcagcaggagGGCGGCCTGGGCCCtccgccgcctccgccgccgtCCCCGCGTCGCGTGGCGGTGCCCGTGCTGGTCAAGGACGGCAAGCCGTGCCAGAACGGTGCCAGCACGCCGACACCCGGCCAGGCCGGCCCGCAGCCACCGGCCCCGACGCCCGCGCCTGAGCTCGAGGAGCTGTCGCCCAGCCCGCCCGCGCTGCACGGCCCTGGGGGCGGCCTGGCGGCCCTGGACGCGGCCGCGGGGGActacggcggcggcggcggcgtgcTTGGCGCCAACCTGCTCTATGGCAGGACGTGGTGACCGCGCGGGCGCCCCGGGGCGGGGTCCTGCCTGCGGCGCGGAGGGTGTGTAAGAAACTTCGAGAACGGATGGGGAAAACACACCGAAGCTGACTCTTGAGTACACGgagatcaaaaactaatgaacgGGTCATGGAGAGGGGCAGCCTGTGAACCTCTTTGCTGGGGGGGGCGTGGGGAACAGCGACAGCCCCGGAATTGAATAATACGACGCCAGAAGGCTGTGAGGTGGTGATTTCCTCCTTCAGAAGTTCCTAAATTATTCGAAAAGCTGGCTGAGTTCACATCCACCACGTTCCTAACCAAAGCTCTCAAGAGTTTTAAAAGTTGGAAACTTTGTTGGTGTTTGTAGCTCTAAAAATAAACCCAGCTTTAACAATGAATCCTTTTTTGAAGTGGAATTTGAGAGATTAATTTTCAAAGGCCTCCCCCTTAAGTGCAATTTCATTAATGTTTGATTGAAAGTAACTTGTAGCTCAAGGTGGATCATGCACATAGCAACATTATTGCAGGGGAATTATTGCCATTTAGGTAAtagagaaatggaataaaaataatcaaaatactgCTTATATGGATTGatacagctttttaaatttaatggcaattttaaaatgttttgatcgTTATTTGGCAAATGAGTGTTTTTATATTACTCTAAAAGAGGATATTTCCTACCTAAGATGCAGCTCGTAAGAGGGAAGGGTTGTAAACTACTTTTTATGTAAAATCTGGTCTCCCAAAATCAAACGATAAAATAAATGCGCGCTGTCTTTCCATGGACCTGTTATTTGCTCTAAGTTATTTGCCTGTCTGAATTTGAATACCTTGATAAAATACTAGAACAAGCAAGCGAATTTGCTAAAATTGACATCAGTCTATATTCCAAAGCATgtcaagaaggaagagaataaggTGATTTATTGAATTGTAATCAGAATGTAAAGAGTAAGAATTATAATTTTCCCATTATATTTGCAACTTAATAGGGGTTGCACACCGATTTTGTTGGTGTTTTGTTGTACAAATAATGTATTTACTCTTTAATATGCCAATTTATATTTCCTatgtttcaaatgaatatttaaatataacttaaaagaaTCTTAAGTACTTTTTTGGTTAAAGTCAAGTGGTCATTTCTTTTTCACTAAGTTgtataggttttattttgttttttttttttttttttttttttttaacagtagtTAGCATGACAAGACAATGCATCTCAGTTTACTCATGATTTAAATAACTGGTATTGGAGTAAAAATACCAAAAGCAAGCTGAAGAATGTTAgcttataaaatgaatgaaaaagaccTAACATGGATAAAGCGTGATTTATAAATGATCACAAATAGTCACCAGAGACCCTAAAACTTTTACACATCTGAA is part of the Neomonachus schauinslandi chromosome 10, ASM220157v2, whole genome shotgun sequence genome and harbors:
- the NKX2-4 gene encoding homeobox protein Nkx-2.4, which translates into the protein MSLSPKHTTPFSVSDILSPIEETYKKFGGAMDGAPPGLGAPLGAAAAYRAPPLGPSSQAAAVAGMQPPHAMAGHNAAAAAAAAAAAAAAAAATYHMPPGVSQFPHGAMGGYCNGGLGNVGELPTYTDGMRSGAAAAATGWYGANPDPRYSSISRFMGPSAGVNVAGMGSLTGIADAAKTLAPLHAAAAAPRRKRRVLFSQAQVYELERRFKQQKYLSAPEREHLASMIHLTPTQVKIWFQNHRYKMKRQAKDKAAQQLQQEGGLGPPPPPPPSPRRVAVPVLVKDGKPCQNGASTPTPGQAGPQPPAPTPAPELEELSPSPPALHGPGGGLAALDAAAGDYGGGGGVLGANLLYGRTW